In a single window of the Campylobacter hyointestinalis subsp. lawsonii genome:
- the dapA gene encoding 4-hydroxy-tetrahydrodipicolinate synthase codes for MSKAAIFGAMTALITPFKNGKLDEVGYEKLIKRQIKYGVDAVVPVGTTGESATLTHDEHRVCIEIAVNTCKNTNVKVLAGAGSNATHEAIGLAKFAQDHGADGVLSVAPYYNKPTQEGLYLHYKAIANSVDIPVLLYNVPGRTGCDILPETIIRLFNDCENIYGVKEASGSIDRCVDLLAHEPKLYVLSGEDAINYPILSNGGKGVISVTSNLLPDQTAALTHYALDNEFLKAKEINDKLYNINKIMFCESNPIPIKAAMFIAGLIDTLEYRLPLCNPSAANLKKIEEIMKSYDIKGF; via the coding sequence ATGAGCAAAGCAGCCATTTTTGGAGCTATGACAGCTCTCATAACGCCATTTAAAAATGGAAAATTAGACGAAGTAGGATATGAAAAGCTTATAAAAAGACAGATAAAATACGGCGTAGATGCAGTGGTTCCTGTAGGAACTACAGGAGAAAGTGCGACTCTTACTCATGATGAACACAGAGTTTGCATCGAAATAGCTGTAAATACTTGCAAAAACACAAATGTAAAAGTTCTAGCAGGGGCTGGTAGCAACGCGACTCATGAGGCGATCGGACTTGCTAAGTTTGCACAAGATCACGGAGCTGATGGCGTACTCTCAGTAGCGCCATATTATAACAAACCTACGCAAGAAGGCTTATATCTACACTATAAAGCTATAGCAAATTCAGTTGATATTCCAGTATTGCTATACAATGTTCCTGGTCGCACAGGGTGCGATATACTTCCAGAGACGATCATAAGGCTATTTAACGACTGCGAAAATATTTATGGAGTTAAAGAAGCGAGCGGAAGTATAGATAGATGCGTTGATCTACTAGCTCACGAGCCTAAACTTTATGTTTTAAGCGGTGAAGATGCGATAAACTATCCGATCTTAAGCAATGGTGGAAAAGGCGTCATATCAGTTACTTCAAACCTACTTCCAGATCAAACTGCAGCACTTACTCACTACGCACTTGATAATGAGTTTTTAAAAGCAAAAGAGATAAACGATAAGCTTTATAATATAAATAAAATAATGTTTTGCGAAAGCAATCCTATACCTATAAAAGCCGCTATGTTTATAGCTGGTCTTATAGATACTTTAGAGTATAGACTTCCGCTTTGCAACCCAAGCGCAGCTAATCTAAAAAAGATCGAAGAAATTATGAAAAGTTATGATATAAAAGGATTTTAA
- a CDS encoding NAD(P)H-dependent glycerol-3-phosphate dehydrogenase gives MKIAIIGAGKWGEALFNALNENNECVISSRTKRNISNFVSIEDAFEYEYIVFALATQKIREFLSLHFKNRDQKFLIASKGIETSSGKFIDEIFGEFASPLNLAFLSGPSFASEVKQKLPCALVISSHNENLAKTWAGVFPNFIKTYISGDVIGSEICGAYKNVIAIASGICDGLSLGNNARASLISRGLVEITRFGSYFGAKNETFLGLSGAGDLFLTASSALSRNYRVGLGLAKGVSLDEILKELGEVAEGVPTAMAITKISKQNSIYTPIANEVCAMLEGKNVKESLRDLLRKK, from the coding sequence ATGAAAATAGCAATAATAGGAGCTGGAAAATGGGGCGAAGCTCTATTTAACGCTCTAAATGAGAACAATGAGTGTGTCATAAGCTCAAGAACTAAGCGGAATATTTCAAATTTTGTTAGCATAGAAGATGCTTTTGAGTATGAATATATCGTATTTGCGTTAGCTACTCAAAAGATTAGAGAGTTTTTAAGCTTACATTTTAAAAATAGAGATCAGAAGTTTCTCATCGCTTCAAAAGGGATAGAAACTAGTAGTGGTAAATTTATAGATGAGATATTTGGCGAATTTGCATCGCCTTTGAATTTAGCGTTTTTGAGCGGTCCGAGTTTTGCTAGTGAGGTAAAACAGAAGTTGCCGTGTGCTTTGGTGATCAGTAGTCATAATGAAAATTTGGCAAAAACTTGGGCGGGTGTGTTTCCAAATTTTATCAAAACATATATAAGTGGCGATGTCATAGGTAGTGAAATTTGTGGAGCGTACAAAAATGTTATCGCGATCGCGAGCGGGATCTGCGATGGCTTGAGCCTAGGAAATAATGCAAGAGCGAGTTTGATCTCACGTGGGCTTGTAGAGATAACTAGATTTGGTTCGTATTTTGGTGCTAAAAATGAGACGTTTTTAGGGCTTAGTGGAGCAGGGGATCTGTTTTTGACTGCTTCAAGCGCACTTTCAAGAAACTACAGAGTAGGGCTTGGGCTTGCAAAAGGAGTTTCTCTTGATGAAATTCTAAAAGAGCTTGGAGAGGTCGCAGAGGGTGTGCCTACAGCTATGGCTATAACTAAAATTTCTAAGCAAAACTCTATCTATACCCCGATAGCAAATGAGGTTTGTGCTATGCTTGAGGGTAAAAATGTAAAAGAGTCGTTGCGTGATTTGTTGAGAAAAAAATGA
- a CDS encoding amino acid ABC transporter ATP-binding protein, whose translation MLNITNLNKSIKENQILKNINFHVDKGDVLAIIGPSGSGKTTLLRCLNLLENPDSGIISFCDKSLELDFSKHISRSDTLKLRRKMGMVFQSFNLFPHKTALENVTEGLIQVQKMNKFEATNLALELLKKVGLEDKTNLYPSSLSGGQQQRVAIIRAVALKPDILLLDEPTSALDKELVGEVLNTLKLLAKEKQTMILVTHELSFAKNVASKIMFLESGEILAIENPDDFFSNQKNRRILKFIGNIANQDG comes from the coding sequence ATGCTAAATATAACAAATTTAAACAAATCAATAAAAGAAAACCAAATTTTAAAAAATATAAATTTTCATGTGGATAAAGGAGACGTCCTAGCCATAATAGGTCCAAGCGGAAGTGGCAAAACTACGCTACTGAGATGTTTAAATTTACTAGAAAATCCAGATAGCGGTATTATCAGCTTTTGCGATAAGTCTTTAGAGCTCGATTTTAGCAAGCATATAAGCAGATCAGATACGCTAAAACTACGCAGAAAAATGGGTATGGTATTTCAATCTTTTAATCTTTTTCCGCATAAAACAGCTCTTGAAAATGTAACCGAAGGTCTTATTCAAGTTCAAAAAATGAATAAATTTGAAGCTACAAATTTAGCTTTAGAACTTCTTAAAAAAGTAGGATTAGAAGATAAGACAAACTTATATCCGAGTTCTTTGAGCGGTGGACAGCAGCAGCGAGTAGCCATCATAAGGGCAGTCGCTTTAAAACCAGATATTTTACTACTTGATGAGCCAACTAGCGCACTAGATAAAGAGCTTGTAGGAGAGGTCTTAAATACACTAAAGCTCCTTGCTAAAGAAAAACAAACTATGATATTAGTAACTCACGAGCTTAGTTTTGCAAAAAATGTCGCTAGTAAAATTATGTTTTTAGAAAGTGGAGAGATACTCGCTATAGAAAACCCAGATGATTTTTTCTCAAATCAAAAAAACAGAAGAATTCTCAAATTTATAGGCAATATAGCAAATCAAGATGGATAA
- a CDS encoding transporter substrate-binding domain-containing protein: MKKILGLIFALFIFAGCQSADTKDNNKTVLRIGTEGTYAPFTYHDTTGKLVGYDVDVITEAAIRAGFKPEFFETNWDAIFSGLNSGRFDMIANQISDNNPKRAELYTLSIPYIVTSAAVAIRSDNENIKELKDINGTKIAQAIGSAYYDTAVANGAQIVLVDNLAPALKAVSQGRADGTMNDKLAILNYLKTTNDKNVKIAFTIGDGTRSVFLFKKELTDARDKINLALESMKKDGTLKKISERYFGVDVSE, encoded by the coding sequence ATGAAAAAGATATTAGGTTTGATATTTGCACTTTTTATCTTTGCAGGATGCCAAAGCGCAGATACAAAAGATAACAACAAAACAGTTTTAAGAATAGGAACCGAAGGCACATACGCTCCATTTACATACCACGATACAACTGGAAAGCTAGTAGGCTATGACGTAGATGTCATCACTGAAGCTGCGATAAGGGCTGGTTTTAAACCTGAGTTTTTCGAAACAAACTGGGATGCTATATTTTCTGGGCTAAATAGTGGTCGCTTTGATATGATAGCAAATCAGATCAGCGATAACAATCCAAAAAGAGCTGAACTTTATACGCTTAGCATACCTTATATAGTTACTAGTGCGGCTGTGGCTATCAGAAGTGATAATGAAAACATCAAAGAGCTAAAAGATATAAATGGCACTAAAATAGCTCAAGCCATAGGAAGTGCATATTACGATACTGCAGTCGCAAATGGCGCACAAATCGTTTTGGTAGATAACCTAGCTCCGGCGTTAAAAGCAGTAAGTCAAGGAAGAGCAGATGGAACCATGAACGACAAACTTGCTATTTTAAACTACTTAAAAACTACAAATGATAAAAACGTTAAGATTGCTTTTACAATAGGAGATGGAACTAGAAGCGTGTTTTTATTTAAAAAAGAGCTAACAGATGCTAGAGATAAGATAAACTTAGCTCTTGAAAGTATGAAAAAAGATGGCACACTTAAAAAGATCTCCGAGCGATATTTTGGGGTTGATGTAAGTGAATAA
- a CDS encoding thiamine phosphate synthase translates to MLSYAITDPKLYPNLKDSFFKFKRLKTADFILFRDKICNDYSKKAEIFMSLKPNFKAKFIIHNDINLALNLNADGIHFSSNLIVNLKNVPQNLIKFASTHNEKEIEDAIKFGADFITFSPIFSTPNKGEPVGIETLRKIVLNSSIKVFGLGGIVTKEHIKMVELAKAAGFASIRYFAN, encoded by the coding sequence ATGTTAAGTTACGCAATAACAGATCCTAAACTATATCCAAATTTAAAAGATAGTTTTTTTAAATTTAAAAGACTTAAAACAGCTGATTTTATACTTTTTAGAGATAAAATTTGTAACGATTATTCGAAAAAAGCTGAAATTTTTATGAGTTTAAAACCAAATTTTAAAGCTAAATTTATAATACATAATGATATAAACCTAGCATTAAATTTAAACGCCGACGGTATCCATTTTAGCTCAAATTTGATAGTAAATTTAAAAAATGTTCCACAAAATTTAATTAAATTCGCCAGTACGCACAATGAAAAAGAGATAGAAGACGCTATAAAATTCGGCGCTGATTTTATAACTTTTAGCCCTATATTTTCTACTCCTAACAAAGGCGAACCAGTCGGTATAGAAACTCTAAGAAAAATCGTTTTAAATTCGTCAATTAAAGTATTTGGACTTGGCGGTATAGTCACTAAAGAGCATATAAAAATGGTGGAGCTTGCAAAAGCTGCTGGATTTGCATCTATCAGATATTTTGCTAATTAA
- a CDS encoding M16 family metallopeptidase, protein MLPKFKKITLENEFEIYHTPLNLGSNVISIDLFYKVGSRNETMGKSGIAHMLEHLNFKSTKTRKAGEFDEIVKGFGGVNNASTGFDYTHYFIKCSNANLDKSLELYADIMENLALKDDEFQTERDVVLEERRWRTDNNPIGLMYFRLFNNAFIYHPYHWTPIGFFRDIENWNIEDIKAFWQTYYQPKNAFLMITGDCDEKTAFEYGIKHFSKIKNRKDIPNFYFKEPEQNGEKKVILHKDSDVEMLGLAYKIPPFNHKDQIALDALSNYLSSGKSSILQKKLMDELNLVNQIYAYRIDCKDEGLFVFLAVCNPEIDASKVEIELLNLIEQTKQELIGDDELFKIKNSLRSELVYSLTSASKLANLYGSYIARGDIEPLYELENASEILSSQSIKDIANRYFVSKNLTTIILKKGLK, encoded by the coding sequence ATGTTACCTAAATTTAAAAAAATTACTTTAGAAAATGAGTTTGAGATATATCACACTCCTCTCAACTTGGGTTCAAATGTTATAAGCATAGACCTATTTTATAAAGTCGGTAGTCGCAATGAAACTATGGGAAAAAGCGGTATAGCTCATATGCTAGAACATTTAAATTTTAAATCCACCAAAACTAGAAAAGCTGGGGAATTTGATGAGATAGTAAAGGGCTTTGGTGGCGTAAATAACGCAAGCACAGGATTTGACTATACACATTATTTTATAAAATGTTCAAATGCAAATTTAGATAAAAGTCTTGAACTTTACGCAGATATTATGGAAAATTTGGCTTTAAAAGATGACGAGTTTCAAACAGAACGAGACGTTGTATTAGAAGAAAGAAGATGGAGAACTGATAATAATCCTATCGGGCTTATGTATTTTAGGCTATTTAATAATGCCTTTATATATCATCCATACCACTGGACTCCAATCGGCTTTTTTAGAGATATAGAAAACTGGAACATTGAAGATATAAAAGCGTTTTGGCAGACTTATTATCAACCAAAAAATGCTTTTTTGATGATAACTGGTGATTGCGATGAAAAAACGGCTTTTGAATACGGTATAAAACATTTTTCTAAGATAAAAAACAGAAAAGATATTCCAAATTTTTACTTTAAAGAACCAGAACAAAATGGCGAAAAAAAAGTGATCTTACATAAAGATAGCGATGTAGAGATGCTAGGTCTTGCTTATAAGATACCACCTTTTAATCATAAAGATCAGATAGCACTTGATGCTCTTAGTAATTATTTAAGCAGTGGAAAAAGCTCTATTTTACAAAAAAAACTTATGGACGAACTAAATTTGGTAAATCAAATTTATGCCTATCGTATAGATTGTAAAGACGAGGGATTATTTGTATTTCTAGCAGTTTGCAACCCTGAAATAGACGCTAGTAAAGTTGAGATTGAACTTTTAAATTTGATAGAGCAGACAAAACAAGAGCTAATAGGCGATGATGAGTTATTTAAGATAAAAAACTCACTTAGATCAGAACTTGTATATTCTCTAACTAGTGCAAGCAAACTAGCAAATTTATACGGTAGCTACATAGCAAGAGGCGACATAGAGCCACTTTACGAGCTTGAAAATGCTTCAGAAATTTTAAGTTCGCAAAGTATCAAAGACATCGCAAATAGATATTTCGTAAGCAAAAATTTAACAACAATAATACTCAAGAAAGGTTTAAAATGA
- the pgsA gene encoding CDP-diacylglycerol--glycerol-3-phosphate 3-phosphatidyltransferase: protein MSLNLPNLLAFIRILLAPLLFFLLLELENRTNTAVISWLNYFCALIFVVASITDFFDGYIARNWNQKTKLGAIIDPLADKMLTLAAFLGLMMIDRANAWAVYLILIREFFITGFRVVMASENIDVSASIAGKVKTIFQMISIGFLIMQWWGGNILLWVAVALTLYSGLEYILAYIKNKRI, encoded by the coding sequence ATGAGTTTAAATCTTCCAAATTTATTGGCATTTATCCGTATATTACTTGCTCCTTTACTTTTTTTTCTGCTTTTAGAGTTAGAAAATAGAACAAATACGGCAGTTATAAGCTGGCTGAACTATTTTTGTGCTCTTATTTTTGTAGTGGCAAGTATTACTGATTTTTTTGATGGATATATCGCTAGAAATTGGAATCAAAAAACAAAATTAGGTGCCATAATAGATCCATTAGCTGATAAAATGCTAACTTTAGCAGCCTTTTTAGGTCTTATGATGATAGACCGTGCAAATGCATGGGCTGTCTATCTTATACTTATCCGTGAGTTTTTTATAACAGGCTTTAGAGTAGTTATGGCTAGCGAAAATATCGACGTGAGTGCATCTATAGCTGGAAAAGTCAAAACGATATTTCAAATGATATCTATAGGATTTTTGATTATGCAATGGTGGGGAGGAAATATACTGCTGTGGGTAGCAGTAGCACTTACTCTTTACTCAGGTTTAGAATACATACTAGCATACATAAAAAATAAAAGAATATAA
- a CDS encoding amino acid ABC transporter permease, which produces MNNLLETFIPMLKGAIFYTIPLSIISFFVGISIAVIVAIIRINTTKNFIIQISQIVCRFYISIIRGTPLLVQLFIIFYGLPNIGVTLNPFISSIIAFSLNIGAYASETIRASILAVPKSQWEAGWSIGMTHLNTFIRIISPQAFKIALPTLSNTFIALVKDSSLASVVLVTELFREAQTIASQNYKFLLTYSEAALIYWVICIFLSYLQTRLEIKFSKHL; this is translated from the coding sequence GTGAATAACCTTTTAGAGACATTTATTCCTATGCTTAAAGGGGCTATTTTTTATACGATCCCTTTGAGTATTATCTCATTTTTTGTCGGTATATCTATCGCAGTAATTGTAGCTATAATCCGTATAAATACCACAAAAAACTTCATTATCCAAATATCACAGATAGTATGTAGATTTTACATATCTATCATTAGGGGCACTCCTCTTTTAGTTCAGCTATTTATCATATTTTATGGTCTTCCAAACATCGGTGTCACGCTAAATCCTTTTATAAGCTCCATTATCGCCTTTAGTTTAAATATCGGAGCTTATGCAAGCGAGACGATCAGAGCTAGTATTTTAGCTGTACCTAAAAGCCAATGGGAAGCTGGCTGGAGCATAGGAATGACTCATTTAAATACATTTATAAGAATCATCTCTCCTCAAGCGTTTAAAATCGCACTTCCAACACTATCAAATACATTTATCGCTCTTGTAAAAGATAGCTCATTAGCCTCAGTCGTACTAGTAACTGAGCTATTTAGAGAGGCTCAAACCATAGCTAGTCAAAATTACAAATTTTTGCTAACATACTCAGAGGCTGCACTTATATACTGGGTAATATGTATATTTTTAAGCTATTTACAAACAAGGCTTGAGATCAAATTCAGCAAACATTTATAG
- a CDS encoding enoyl-ACP reductase: MSCYNDEFKGKTLVISGGTRGIGRAIVLEFANAGANIAFTYNSNEEMAKNQALELERDFGIKARAYALNILEPETYKELFLEIDKDFDRVDFFISNAIISGRAVAGGYTKFMKLKPRGINNIFTATVNAFVCGTQEAAKRMEKVGGGSVISLSSTGNLVYIEHYSGHGTAKAAVEAMARYAATELGDKNIRVNVVSGGPIETDALRAFTNYEEVRDATAALSPLGRMGQPTDLAGACLFLCSSKASWVTGHTFIIDGGTTFK, from the coding sequence ATGAGTTGTTATAATGACGAGTTTAAAGGTAAAACACTAGTAATAAGCGGTGGAACAAGGGGAATTGGCAGAGCTATAGTTTTGGAATTTGCTAATGCTGGAGCAAATATAGCATTTACGTATAACTCAAATGAAGAGATGGCTAAAAATCAAGCTTTGGAGCTAGAAAGAGATTTTGGGATAAAGGCTAGAGCTTATGCTCTCAATATCTTAGAGCCTGAAACTTATAAGGAGCTATTTTTAGAGATTGATAAGGATTTTGATAGAGTTGATTTTTTTATATCAAACGCCATAATCTCAGGTCGTGCAGTAGCTGGTGGATATACTAAATTTATGAAATTAAAACCTCGCGGTATCAACAATATCTTTACTGCAACAGTAAATGCTTTTGTCTGCGGAACTCAAGAAGCAGCAAAAAGGATGGAAAAAGTCGGCGGCGGAAGCGTTATAAGCCTTAGCTCAACTGGAAATTTAGTCTATATAGAACACTACAGCGGACATGGAACCGCAAAAGCGGCAGTAGAAGCTATGGCAAGATACGCTGCAACAGAGCTAGGAGATAAAAATATCCGTGTAAATGTAGTAAGCGGTGGGCCTATAGAGACAGACGCTTTAAGAGCTTTTACAAACTATGAAGAAGTTAGGGACGCAACAGCTGCCTTAAGCCCACTTGGTCGTATGGGGCAACCAACAGATTTGGCTGGGGCTTGTCTATTTTTATGTAGTTCAAAAGCTAGCTGGGTAACAGGGCATACCTTTATAATCGATGGCGGTACAACATTTAAATGA
- a CDS encoding glycoside hydrolase family 3 N-terminal domain-containing protein — protein MKKIILLFASICLLFGASKDEAELKKMIGQMVMVGFSHSSANDSWTDQLVLDASLGRIGGVMLLSRNISTKNELIKLTKKLSSSKAKHKLLIAIDEEGGEISRFINKDGFKHFPSAYEVGSKMNLKEANAIYKDMADQLKSLGINMNFAPVVDVYNPNSSIIGQKDRAFSKNPDEVIAYSSEFIKAFDKANVKTVLKHFPGHGNAIKDTHKEKTIVDNYDVEELKPYFELIKRDEADFVMVAHVYVPKLDDKNPAVLSKHIVSDILKDRFKFKGAVISDDLLMKGLGELSIEQKVIKAINAGVDIVLVSEYFLNNSNSIKIVNDALLNAVNKGKISKERIKDAYTRILRSKKGL, from the coding sequence ATGAAGAAAATTATACTATTATTTGCTAGTATTTGCTTATTATTTGGTGCTTCAAAAGATGAAGCTGAGCTAAAAAAAATGATCGGTCAAATGGTTATGGTGGGATTTAGCCACTCAAGTGCAAATGATAGCTGGACTGATCAGCTAGTACTTGACGCAAGTCTTGGTCGCATAGGCGGGGTTATGCTTCTTTCTAGAAATATCAGCACCAAAAACGAACTTATCAAACTTACAAAAAAACTATCTTCGTCAAAAGCAAAGCACAAGCTTCTTATAGCGATCGATGAAGAGGGTGGGGAAATTAGTAGATTTATAAATAAAGATGGTTTTAAACATTTCCCATCAGCTTATGAAGTCGGTAGCAAGATGAATTTAAAAGAAGCAAACGCTATATATAAGGATATGGCAGATCAGCTAAAAAGTCTTGGTATAAATATGAACTTCGCCCCAGTAGTTGATGTCTATAATCCAAACTCATCTATAATAGGGCAAAAAGATAGAGCGTTTAGTAAAAATCCAGATGAAGTTATAGCATACAGTAGTGAGTTTATAAAAGCTTTTGATAAGGCAAACGTAAAAACCGTATTAAAGCATTTTCCAGGTCACGGAAATGCTATAAAAGACACTCATAAAGAAAAAACCATCGTAGATAACTATGATGTCGAGGAATTAAAACCGTATTTTGAACTGATAAAGCGAGATGAGGCTGACTTTGTGATGGTAGCTCACGTATATGTGCCAAAGCTAGATGATAAAAATCCAGCGGTTTTGTCAAAACATATAGTAAGCGATATCTTAAAAGATCGTTTTAAATTTAAAGGTGCGGTTATAAGCGATGATCTTCTTATGAAAGGTCTTGGCGAACTTAGTATAGAACAAAAAGTAATAAAAGCGATAAATGCCGGAGTAGATATTGTCTTGGTTAGTGAATATTTTTTAAATAATTCAAATTCTATAAAGATAGTAAATGACGCCTTGCTAAATGCGGTAAATAAAGGAAAGATAAGCAAAGAGCGTATAAAAGATGCTTATACAAGGATACTTAGATCAAAAAAAGGCTTATGA
- the gatB gene encoding Asp-tRNA(Asn)/Glu-tRNA(Gln) amidotransferase subunit GatB yields MDNKKGNFMFETVIGLEVHCQLNTKTKIFCGCSTSFGDEANTHVCPTCLALPGALPVLNKEAVKKAISFGKAINATVNKKSVFDRKNYFYPDLPKAYQISQFTIPIVEKGELFIKVGGETKRIGVTRAHLEEDAGKNNHEANKSLVDLNRAGTPLLEIVSEPDLRSSDEAVAYLKKLHSILRFLNISDANMQEGSFRCDVNVSIRPKGDEKLYTRVEIKNLNSFKFIQKAIEYEVERQIEAWEDGKYDEEVYQETRLFDTNKLVTKSMRSKEDSAEYRYFPDPDLLPVIIPDEMMEEASVLPELPDEKKARYVRELGIKESDAEVIISSYEMARYFEDLIEAKNSPKLAVTWLCVELLGRLKNGVTIETSPVNSKKLSNLISLIEDGTISQKAAKDVLDYVMEHDEDISSVIEKLGLKQVSDDSAILAIIDSVLAANSDKVVEFKSGKDKLFGFFVGQVMKEGKGAFNPSKVNDLLKSKL; encoded by the coding sequence ATAGATAATAAAAAAGGTAATTTTATGTTCGAAACTGTTATAGGTTTAGAGGTGCATTGCCAACTAAACACGAAAACAAAGATATTTTGCGGTTGTAGCACTAGCTTTGGCGATGAGGCAAACACTCACGTATGTCCGACTTGTCTAGCACTTCCTGGAGCACTTCCAGTGCTTAATAAAGAGGCTGTAAAAAAAGCTATTAGCTTTGGTAAAGCCATAAATGCGACTGTAAATAAAAAAAGCGTATTTGATAGAAAAAACTATTTTTATCCAGATCTTCCAAAGGCATATCAAATTTCACAATTTACCATTCCTATCGTTGAAAAAGGCGAACTTTTCATAAAAGTAGGTGGCGAAACAAAAAGAATAGGCGTAACAAGAGCACACCTTGAAGAAGACGCAGGTAAAAATAACCACGAAGCAAATAAAAGCCTAGTAGATCTAAACCGCGCAGGAACTCCTCTTCTTGAGATAGTAAGTGAGCCAGATCTTAGAAGTAGTGATGAAGCAGTGGCGTATCTTAAAAAACTTCATAGCATACTTAGGTTTTTAAATATCAGCGACGCAAATATGCAAGAGGGCTCATTCCGCTGCGATGTAAATGTCAGCATACGCCCAAAAGGCGATGAAAAGCTTTATACAAGAGTAGAGATAAAAAACCTAAATTCATTTAAATTTATTCAAAAGGCTATAGAATACGAAGTAGAGCGTCAAATAGAGGCTTGGGAAGATGGCAAATACGACGAAGAAGTTTATCAAGAAACAAGGCTTTTTGATACAAATAAGCTTGTTACAAAGTCAATGAGAAGTAAAGAAGATAGTGCAGAGTATCGTTATTTCCCAGATCCTGACTTACTTCCTGTTATAATACCTGATGAGATGATGGAAGAAGCTAGTGTGCTTCCTGAACTTCCTGATGAGAAAAAAGCCAGATATGTCCGTGAGCTTGGCATAAAAGAGAGCGATGCTGAAGTAATCATAAGTAGCTATGAAATGGCTAGATATTTTGAAGATCTCATAGAGGCAAAAAACTCACCAAAACTTGCCGTTACTTGGCTTTGCGTGGAGCTTTTAGGACGTCTTAAAAACGGAGTTACTATAGAAACAAGCCCTGTTAATAGCAAAAAACTTTCAAATTTAATAAGTCTTATAGAAGATGGAACTATCAGTCAAAAGGCTGCAAAAGACGTGCTTGATTATGTTATGGAACACGATGAAGATATTAGTAGTGTCATAGAAAAACTTGGTCTTAAGCAAGTTAGCGATGACTCAGCGATCTTAGCTATCATTGATAGCGTTTTAGCTGCAAATAGCGATAAAGTTGTTGAGTTTAAAAGCGGAAAAGATAAGCTTTTTGGATTTTTTGTGGGTCAAGTTATGAAAGAAGGAAAAGGCGCATTTAACCCGAGCAAGGTAAATGATCTGCTAAAATCAAAGTTGTAA